From the genome of Spinacia oleracea cultivar Varoflay chromosome 2, BTI_SOV_V1, whole genome shotgun sequence, one region includes:
- the LOC130467102 gene encoding histone-lysine N-methyltransferase, H3 lysine-9 specific SUVH5-like: MAPISNVAYHGRTKFCDSDLKPRRSTILIDGILESENKTRGTFRSTKTIRNGTLHATRSIVKRLHSYNRFNISDNDQKGVDLIVRSNPKIPMSRNAYLGHHAKMMSPTSIGLGVHELTKSFVKSMEAKMMSRTSAGVDLNDYAHPQVKHKLYLVRCLDELYKKFSRQEGNMPNLRIDLKAWRIIKKRETMMKKLLKTPKNIGPVPGVNIGDTFDLRLKLVIMGIHSPLIDGIDYTRVRGQLIAISIVATDSYYNDLSKANEILYTGVGGTFEPNGKYAKDQELKRGNLALKNSMEFQNVVRVVRGMKNKGVKNTEFIYDGLYKVVACYKIMGPYGKMHFHFKLMRCPAQEPIIWNSYYC; the protein is encoded by the exons ATGGCACCCATCAGTAATG TAGCGTACCATGGTAGAACCAAATTTTGTGATTCTGATCTAAAACCTCGCCGTTCCACAATACTAATAGACGGAATACTCGAATCGGAGAACAAAACTCGTGGAACATTCCGTTCCACGAAAACGATTCGTAACGGCACACTCCATGCCACTAGGAGTATAGTTAAACGATTACATTCTTATAATCGTTTTAACATTTCTGATAATGATCAGAAAGGTGTAGACCTTATAGTAAGGTCTAACCCTAAAATCCCAATGAGTAGGAATGCATATCTTGGTCATCATGCCAAGATGATGTCTCCTACGTCAATTGGTCTTGGTGTGCACGAATTGACAAAATCATTCGTCAAATCGATGGAGGCCAAGATGATGTCTCGTACATCTGCTGGTGTTGATTTAAATGATTATGCTCATCCTCAAGTGAAGCACAAATTGTACCTCGTTAGGTGCTTGGACGAATTGTACAAGAAGTTTAGTAGGCAAGAAGGAAACATGCCTAACTTGAGGATTGACTTGAAGGCATGGAGAATTATAAAGAAAAGAGAAACGATGATGAAGAAGCTGCTTAAAACACCCAAGAACATTGGACCAGTACCCGGCGTTAATATTGGGGATACGTTTGATTTAAGGCTTAAGCTTGTGATAATGGGCATCCACTCTCCTTTAATTGATGGTATCGATTATACAAGAGTGAGAGGTCAATTAATAGCAATATCTATCGTTGCTACGGATAGTTACTATAATGATTTGTCCAAGGCGAATGAGATTTTATACACCGGTGTAGGAGGAACATTTGAACCCAATGGTAAATATGCTAAAGATCAAGAGCTTAAAAGGGGTAATTTAGCATTGAAGAATAGCATGGAATTTCAAAATGTTGTGAGAGTTGTTCGTGGAATGAAGAACAAGGGAGTCAAAAACACAGAATTTATTTATGATGGCTTGTACAAAGTTGTTGCATGCTACAAGATAATGGGACCATATGGTAAGATGCACTTCCACTTTAAGTTAATGAGGTGTCCCGCTCAGGAACCCATTATTTGGAATTCGTATTACTGTTAA